The following are encoded together in the Anoplopoma fimbria isolate UVic2021 breed Golden Eagle Sablefish chromosome 13, Afim_UVic_2022, whole genome shotgun sequence genome:
- the ep400 gene encoding E1A-binding protein p400 isoform X7, with product MQHGSGSQNMQRQLQRSKSASGAEAEEQQQQPTMAVTQQATVTHPQSPVTTFSSAASPSAPQSPNYQIIMSRSPVTGQNMNITLQNVGQMVTGNQQITLTPLPIQNPASPGFQHTTPQWRFEHAPSSYIQVTSPVPQPMQPQSPTQHSPVPLQGVTRPGAPATALSVCGQSPTRFVETGMLVRQISLSSPSGSGHFVYQEGTGLAQIAPATPGQIQLTSPGVPGSVRERRLSQPHSQTGGTIHHHGPQSPAPTSTTLPNLGSPGHITTSNLPPQISSIIQGQLARPMIFEKTQQGVVAGVGTTATASFSIPSSITTSSPSLTSPTQGIPNNPLAPTSMAVATVKKQVPKKLEEIAPSTPEIAQLRKLCLEHHNKKMDSVKEVFKEYLIELFFLQHLQGNMMDYVAFKKKPCVPLYTYLRQNDLDIEDEEEEEEQSEVINDEVKVVTGKDGQAVTPVAIATQLPPNVSAAFSVQQPFQGHQGTAGGTMTNPGDMDAFKRQQAMVQAGGMPPTPQAIQIAGQKQNQQQYDPSKGPPVQNAASLHTPPPQLPARLPQGALSMAGLSMTLSHQAQLVENTAQPGGQLQAQVKVQTGGPLMATLNTHTQLQAQLQQQMQPGLHLQLQPQQQPSQAILQSGQATVALARPGTESNQPAQRIMTNSISMTSMSPAPLSVPNSVPAPQIASPLRPLGSNINPSTQSKLTGTNGISTVKSGGVGQSAAMQSSQECSQDKQVEQAKLESQVHQRISELRKEGQWSASRLPKLVEASRPKSHWDYLLEEMQWMAADFAQERRWKEAAAKKLVRTCARYHQEQKKSEERSKKEREIHLRHIASTIAREVEFFWSNIEQVVEIKLQFEIYEKRLKALSLQKASAKVPGPSTGIKAEKEEVVTSAKKRKSSSSLVDEHVTDEESTIEEQEALEGEADHKAELVDLAKDAEMPLDALKKQYAGAYVDSFDWPQPSDEDDMEETEEMECPTGSPAEAVLIDSLLSVDQYRGVDKATSSDTDKKPAKDIAEVAAATELILPKGSFRTTSSTRSPAPLLLHGALREYQQIGVDWLVNLHKKHLNGILADETGLGKTVQTVAYMAQLAGQEGIWGPHLIVVRTCKLLNWEVEFKRWCPGLKILLYLGNRKERRSKRMWWGEANSFHVCVTSYKLLMKDQSHFVRRKWRHLVLDEVQLIKNMTEKHWETIFALRSEQRILLINTPLQNTLKELWTMIHFLLPGITRSYSDFPVKAGTDQNQDYCHKLVIRLHRMIQPFILRRSKRDVEKQLPKKYEHILKCRLSTRQKNLYEDILTKPGAQEALKTGHFVSVLQVLMQLQRVCNHPELVAPRETSSSFFCSSLQYNVPSLVLGALQNDSSKIANMSIFDLINNENRLTRYQTEEAVPKLKITQQLIEEIHAGPEPPPRPKPCPIKPLRLFQPVQYGTKPEGRLAAITSAAPQRPPTSSPVTSTSVSTTNQSAQARGKSPVTTATTTATSHAVGTATQRAQTTPPVSSNSNAASGSSGIGQHVLGAASVSLASTVVGSLAPISQPALAQVPRPALAPSHAIQPSLLSQRLVLTSQAQARLPSGDVVKFAQLANIAGNQNRISQPETPVTLQFQGNKFTLSPSQLRQLTTGQPLQLQGTLGNILQIVSAPGQQIIRPQGSMVMQTMPQAVPASNASATPGPPHPTLSTAQQALGVTTNATSAPAKLTTATNAGSQESSEEKTQQLKERLCRLFQANERRCSRRVLYGSDLLKACTLSTEPGHSALTAGGWRWVGRESCLRAQRTCVGTTSALRSTLISVEDRLEAANSLIKRLVCVVPPAEATPAHLYAANPPVPYSLEQKSLHRRLQEASAAQSADIHHLASRPLLRFSDLQLMQMDSGKLEALAILLQKLRSDSRRVLIFTQMVKMLDILEAFLDYRQLTYVRVDESFSPDVRQENMKKFNRNRKVFCSILTNRCCSAVGTLFDADTIIFYDTDLNPSMDARTQEWCDKIGRSKDIHIYRLESGNSIEEKLLKNGTKDLIREVAAQGTDYTLAFLTQRTIQDLFEVEAGSGEKVEEFVVLHQEPSASEAISPRVARPYIQALNSINLDSQPEEEEEQQQDEELSSKDSTEDNQESEVQAKEEPAQKEELNAVMEQLTPIERYALHYLEYLHISDDETALKERLECAKRSWELKQLQKLKEEEEEQQIMEGDEDLFTYTREDAYNMEYVFDAEDGNTEIMPLWTPPTPPQDDNDIYIDSVMMLMYDTTPMPESKLPPIYIRKEHKRLKMDPSAAARKKKKGHGETVIPPRSLFEKASMLKVRREGKDQKKNFSLKQQAPFAKPLPSLVKPAMEAGQDNPEWLISEDWALLQAVKQLLELPLNLTIVSPAHTPNWDLVSDVVNSCSRIYRSPKQCRNRYENVIIPREEGKLVYEANPKKKTKSIYKSKNSRPLRTCQIYTQDDNATHIQLYNSRFELMKIIASKRSPPIKPLLGMNPFQKNPKHASVLAESGISYDKPLPPIQVASQRAERIAKEKKALAEQQKAQQLAQQQAGTPQAQATPGQAQTPAAGQALTLAQVPQAATVTGAAAVPNAAVLAGAIKNATVGTTLQAGTLTHICDCGGNVIVNTVAGVPPSPFQANKRLASPVIPGTLSPAGAAGAQVVHTQQRAVTAAAAPAEVVAIATGQGVRAVTQVTASTVVSTTLSPAQSQTRPLVPQVTAAAAMQLPQGKTLTPAHLQMLRQQQLQQHQQQQQQAASPQIKAVGKPQELLKMHKHKLQLQQQQQQVAAAVAAAQGQQAAGAQQATQVQPAQAAQANPQLAAVAAPRPGAVLTGTTVANLQVARLTRVPTQGQIQAQAGQTAQVTLTKPPVVSVPTVVSSAGVTTLPVTVAGISVAINQPQKAGGPVLTQPFPQMQVQQLLQIKKQQQAAAAAAQQKAGQPQQGQATVQQKIGTQQVTVQSAQPAQQKVTYATTTQLQPGIKTQFFTTSISQAQKPTGAQQIQVAKLPQIVQQQTTVANIPQIVSSPQQIQAQTVTLTQAATSAPSQMQMISGGTTTAQVVQQKILQQQVVTAATSPQIQTPPPHSPAQQPAAPSAAESTVQQAAQTQQTTKGQARQGGIRAKTPAKPSGGSS from the exons ATGCAACATGGAAGTGGATCACAAAATATGCAACGACAGCTTCAGAGATCCAAGTCTGCCAGTGGGGCTGAAGCAGaggagcaacagcagcagcccaCCATGGCAGTCACACAGCAAGCTACAGTTACCCACCCTCAATCTCCTGTGACCACATTTTCCTCTGCTGCCAGCCCTTCAGCCCCCCAGTCACCCAATTATCAGATAATCATGAGTCGTAGCCCAGTCACTGGCCAGAACATGAACATCACATTACAAAATGTGGGACAGATGGTGACTGGTAACCAGCAGATCACCCTAACCCCTCTTCCCATCCAGAACCCAGCATCCCCTGGATTCCAGCATACTACACCTCAGTGGAGGTTTGAGCATGCTCCATCTTCCTACATCCAGGTCACTTCACCTGTGCCCCAGCCCATGCAGCCCCAAAGTCCCACCCAGCACAGCCCAGTCCCTCTTCAAGGTGTGACAAGGCCAGGAGCACCTGCAACAgcattgagtgtgtgtggacagaGTCCAACACGATTTGTTGAAACTGGAATGTTAGTGCGGCAAATCAGTTTAAGCAGTCCTTCGGGAAGTGGCCACTTTGTTTACCAGGAAGGGACAGGACTGGCCCAGATTGCCCCAGCCACACCTGGTCAGATCCAGCTGACCTCTCCAGGAGTACCAGGCTCTGTGAGGGAACGCCGACTCTCTCAGCCTCACTCACAAACTGGAGGCACCATCCACCACCACGGACCTCAAAGTCCTGCGCCCACCAGTACTACCCTCCCCAATCTTGGCAGTCCTGGTCACATCACCACTTCCAACCTACCTCCACAGATCAGCAGTATCATTCAAGGGCAGCTGGCACGCCCTATGATATTTGAGAAGACGCAGCAGGGTGTGGTTGCTGGAGTAGGAACCACAGCCACAGCCTCATTCAGTATACCCTCCTCCATTACAACGTCTAGCCCATCCCTCACCAGTCCAACCCAAGGGATCCCCAATAATCCCCTTGCACCCACCAGCATGGCTGTTGCCACTGTGAAGAAACAGGTTCCCAAGAAGTTGGAGGAAATTGCTCCTTCTACTCCAGAGATTGCCCAGCTGAGAAAACTGTGCTTGGAGCACCACAACAAGAAGATGGACAGTGTGAAAGAAGTGTTCAAAGAATACCTGATTGAGCTTTTCTTTCTGCAGCACCTCCAAGGAAACATGATGGACTATGTTGCTTTTAAGAAAAAGCCCTGTGTTCCCTTGTATACTTACTTGAGACAGAACGACTTGGACattgaagatgaagaggaagaagaagaacaatcGGAGGTCATTAATGATGAG gTTAAGGTTGTTACTGGAAAGGATGGCCAAGCAGTGACACCAGTTGCCATAGCAACACAGCTTCCTCCCAATGTTTCTGCAGCTTTCTCTGTCCAGCAACCGTTTCAG GGACACCAAGGGACTGCTGGTGGCACCATGACAAACCCTGGAGACATGGATGCCTTTAAGAGGCAACAGGCTATGGTGCAAGCAG GCGGGATGCCGCCTACTCCTCAAGCGATCCAGATTGCAGGACAGAAGCAGAACCAGCAACAATACGACCCATCCAAGGGACCCCCAGTGCAGAATGCAGCCAGCCTGCACACCCCTCCTCCCCAGCTGCCTGCTCGGTTGCCCCAAGGTGCCCTTTCTATGGCCGGCCTGTCCATGACGCTCTCTCACCAGGCTCAGTTAGTGGAGAACACAGCTCAGCCTGGTGGTCAGCTCCAGGCACAAGTGAAGGTGCAGACAGGTGGGCCTCTCATGGCCACactaaacacccacacacagctccaggcccaactgcagcagcagatgcAGCCAGGTCTTCATCTCCAGTTGCAACCCCAGCAGCAACCATCCCAGGCAATACTACAGTCAGGACAAGCG ACGGTGGCACTTGCTCGCCCTGGTACTGAGTCAAACCAGCCAGCTCAGAGGATTATGACCAACTCGATATCCATGACATCCATGTCTCCTGCTCCACTCTCTGTTCCCAATTCTGTACCAGCCCCCCAGATTGCAAGTCCACTCCGCCCTCTTGGCTCTAACATCAACCCAAGCACCCAGTCCAAACTGACTGGAACCAATGGTATATCTACAGTCAAAAGTGGTGGCGTTGGTCAAAGTGCGGCCATGCAGTCCTCACAGGAGTGTTCTCAAGATAAACAAGTTGAGCAAGCCAAACTG GAGAGTCAAGTGCATCAGCGCATCTCTGAGCTAAGGAAGGAGGGCCAGTGGTCAGCCAGTAGGCTCCCAAAGCTTGTGGAAGCTTCACGTCCAAAGTCCCACTGGGACTATCTCCTGGAGGAGATGCAGTGGATGGCAGCTGACTTTGCCCAGGAGAGGAGATGGAAAGAGGCTGCTGCTAAGAAG CTTGTTCGCACATGTGCCCGTTACCATCAAGagcaaaagaaaagtgaagagaGGTCAAAGAAAGAACGGGAAATTCATCTTCGTCACATTGCCAGCACAATCGCTCGTGAGGTGGAATTCTTCTGGTCAAACATTGAGCag gtCGTGGAAATTAAACTCCAGTTTGAAATTTATGAAAAGAGGCTCAAAGCTCTCAGCTTACAAAAAGCCTCAGCCAAAG TACCTGGTCCGTCAACAGGAATCAAAGCTGAAAAAGAG gagGTTGTGACTTCagctaaaaaaaggaaatcaagtTCGTCCTTGGTTGATGAACACG tCACAGATGAAGAGAGCACCATAGAGGAACAGGAGGCCCTAGAGGGGGAAGCAGACCACAAAGCAGAGTTGGTTGACCTGGCCAAAGATG ctGAGATGCCTCTTGATGCTTTGAAGAAGCAGTATGCTGGTGCTTACGTTGACAGCTTTGACTGGCCTCAGCCTAGCGATGAGGACGACATGGAAGAGACTGAAG aaatggAGTGTCCTACAGGCAGCCCAGCTGAGGCAGTGTTGATTGACTCCCTGCTGAGTGTGGACCAGTACCGTGGTGTGGATAAAGCCACTTCCTCTGACACCGATAAGAAGCCTGCTAAAGACATAGCAGAAGTGGCTGCTGCCACAGAGCTCATCCTGCCTAAGGGCAGCTTCAGGACCACTTCCTCT ACCCGCAGCCCAGCTCCTTTACTACTGCATGGGGCGCTGCGAGAGTATCAACAAATTGGAGTGGACTGGCTGGTAAACCTTCACAAGAAACACCTCAATGGCATCCTTGCTGATGAGACCGGCCTCGGCAAGACCGTACAGACAGTGGCTTACATGGCGCAGTTAGCTGGCCAAGAGG GCATCTGGGGACCCCACCTTATTGTAGTTAGGACGTGCAAGTTGCTTAATTGGGAGGTGGAGTTCAAGCGCTGGTGTCCTGGCCTGAAGATCCTCTTGTACCTTGGCAACAGAAAGGAGCGCAGATCTAAGAGAATG TGGTGGGGGGAAGCCAACAGCTTCCATGTATGTGTGACATCCTACAAGCTGCTGATGAAAGACCAGAGCCATTTTGTGAGGAGAAAGTGGAGGCACCTGGTCCTAGATGAGGTGCAGCTCATCAAAAACATGACTGAGAAACACTGGGAAACAATCTTTGCTCTCAGAAG TGAGCAGAGGATTCTCCTCATCAACACTCCTCTACAGAATACTCTGAAGGAGTTGTGGACCATGATCCACTTCCTTTTGCCCGGAATCACCAGGTCCTATTCTGACTTCCCTGTTAAGGCAGGCAccgaccagaaccaggactacTGCCACAAACTGGTCATTCGCCTGCACAGG ATGATTCAGCCTTTCATCCTGAGGCGCTCCAAAAGGGACGTGGAGAAACAACTGCCCAAGAAGTACGAGCATATTCTAAAGTGCCGTCTCTCGACCAGACAGAAAAACCTCTACGAAGACATCCTCACTAAACCAGG AGCTCAGGAGGCGCTGAAGACGGGTCATTTTGTCAGTGTGCTTCAGGTCTTGATGCAGTTACAGCGAGTGTGCAACCACCCTGAGCTGGTGGCACCCAGGGAGACCAGCAGctccttcttctgctcctctctgcaaTACAACGTCCCATCACTGGTGCTGGGAGCTCTTCAGAATGACTCAAGCAAG ATTGCCAACATGTCTATATTTGATCTGATCAATAACGAGAACAGACTGACTCGGTATCAGACTGAAGAGGCGGTACCCAAACTAAAGATCACTCAGCAGCTCATAGAAGAGATCCACGCTGGTCCAGAACCACCACCAAGACCAAAGCCATGTCCGATAAAACCCTTGAG ATTGTTCCAGCCAGTGCAGTATGGAACAAAGCCAGAAGGTCGCCTGGCTGCCATCACAAGTGCCGCACCCCAACGTCCTCCAACAAGTTCTCCCGTTACAAGCACCTCTGTTTCCACCACCAACCAGTCAGCCCAGGCCAGGGGCAAGTCCCCTGTCACCACGGCAACTACTACAGCAACCTCTCACG CAGTTGGAACAGCCACTCAGAGAGCCCAGACTACCCCTCCtgtcagcagcaacagcaacgcTGCCTCTGGGAGCAGTGGCATTGGGCAGCATGTGTTGGGGGCTGCCTCTGTGTCCTTAGCTAGCACAGTTGTGGGATCTTTAGCTCCCATCAGCCAGCCTGCATTAGCACAGGTCCCAAGGCCAGCTCTAGCCCCCAGCCATGCCATCCAGCCCAGCTTACTGTCCCAGAGGCTGGTTCTTACATCTCAGGCCCAGGCACGGTTGCCTA GTGGAGATGTGGTGAAGTTTGCCCAACTGGCCAACATAGCGGGCAATCAGAATCGTATCTCCCAGCCAGAGACTCCTGTCACTCTGCAGTTTCAGGGTAACAAGTTCACGTTGTCCCCCAGCCAGCTCCGCCAACTCACCACCGGACAGCCCTTGCAGCTCCAAGGTACACTCG GCAACATCCTCCAGATTGTGTCAGCTCCAGGGCAGCAGATCATCAGACCACAGGGATCCATGGTAATGCAAACGATGCCACAAGCTGTCCCTGCCTCCAATGCCTCGGCTACACCGGGCCCACCTCATCCTACCCTGTCAACAGCTCAACAAG catTGGGTGTAACAACAAATGCCACATCAGCCCCCGCCAAGCTCACAACTGCAACTAATGCTGGTTCTCAG GAGTCTTCAGAAGAAAAGACTCAGCAGCTGAAGGAGCGCTTGTGCCGCCTGTTTCAAGCAAACGAGCGGCGCTGTAGCCGCAGAGTGTTGTATGGGTCAGACCTGCTGAAGGCTTGCACTTTGAGCACAGAGCCTGGTCACTCTGCCCTGACTGCTGGAGGCTGGAGGTGGGTGGGCAGAGAGAGCTGCCTCAGGGCCCAGAGAACCTGCGTGGGTACCACCTCTGCACTGCGGTCCACGCTGATCTCTGTGGAGGATCGTCTGGAGGCTGCCAACAGCCTTATCAAGAG GTTGGTATGCGTGGTGCCTCCAGCTGAAGccacacctgctcacctgtatGCAGCCAATCCCCCGGTTCCCTACAGCCTGGAGCAGAAATCCCTTCACCGTCGTCTACAGGAGGCCTCTGCTGCCCAAAGTGCTGACATCCACCACTTGGCATCAAGGCCACTCCTTCGTTTTTCTGACCTGCAGTTAATGCAGATGGACTCAG gtaAACTGGAAGCTCTTGCCATTCTGCTGCAGAAGCTCAGGTCAGACAGCCGGCGTGTCCTCATCTTTACTCAGATGGTGAAGATGCTAGACATCCTGGAGGCCTTCCTAGATTACAGACAGCTCACTTATGTGCGGGTCGATGAAAGCTTCTCTCCTGACGTACGACAG GAGAATATGAAGAAGTTCAACAGGAACAGGAAGGTGTTCTGCAGCATCCTGACCAACCGCTGCTGTTCTGCAGTTGGGACTTTGTTTGATGCAGACACCATCATCTTCTACGACACAGACCTCAATCCCAGCATGGATGCCCGCACCCAGGAGTGGTGTGACAAAATAGGACGTTCCAAggatatacacatatacag GTTGGAGAGTGGGAACTCCATTGAAGAGAAGCTGCTGAAGAACGGCACCAAGGACCTGATCAGAGAGGTGGCTGCCCAGGGTACTGACTACACCTTGGCTTTCCTCACACAA cggACAATACAGGATCTGTTTGAGGTGGAGGCTGGCTCAggagagaaggtggaggagttTGTGGTTCTCCACCAGGAGCCATCGGCCTCTGAGGCCATCTCTCCCAGAGTGGCTAGACCATACATCCAGGCTCTCAACAGCATAAACCTGGATTCCcagccagaggaggaggaagagcagcagcaggatgagGAGTTATCAAGCAAGGACTCAACAGAGGACAACCAGGAGTCAGAGGTACAGGCTAAAGAAGAGCCTGCTCAGAAAGAGGAGCTGAACGCAGTCATGGAACAG CTCACACCAATTGAAAGGTATGCCCTGCATTACTTGGAGTACCTCCACATCAGTGACGATGAAACTGCTCTCAAG GAGCGGTTGGAGTGCGCGAAGAGAAGCTGGGAGCTAAAGCAGCTGCagaagctgaaggaggaggaggaggagcagcagattATGGAGGGAGATGAAGATCTCTTCACCTACACCAGAGAGGATGCCTACAACATG GAATATGTATTTGATGCAGAGGACGGCAATACAGAAATCATGCCG CTTTGGACTCCACCGACACCACCACAGGATGACAATGACATTTACATTGACTCTGTGATGATGCTGATGTATGACACCACACCCATGCCAGAGTCCAAGCTGCCTCCAATCTACATCCGCAAGGAGCACAAAAGACTCAAAATGGACCCCTCAG CAGCAgccagaaagaagaagaagggccATGGGGAGACGGTCATTCCTCCACGCTCCCTTTTCGAAAAGGCCAGCATGCTAAAGGTTCGCCGAGAGGGAAAAGACCAGAAAAAGAACTTCTCCCTCAAGCAGCAGGCGCCCTTTGCCAAACCCCTACCCTCGCTGGTTAAACCGGCCATGGAGGCTGGCCAGGACAACCCAGAGTGGCTCATCAGTGAGGACTGGGCTCTGCTTCAG GCTGTAAAGCAGCTGCTGGAGTTGCCTCTGAACCTGACAATCGTGTCTCCTGCCCACACTCCTAATTGGGATCTGGTGAGCGATGTAGTGAACTCCTGCAGCCGCATCTACCGCTCGCCCAAACAGTGTCGCAACCGCTACGAGAATGTCATCATTCCCAGAGAAGAGGGCAAG ttggTGTATGAGGCAAACCCCAAGAAGAAAACCAAGAGCATATACAAG TCTAAGAACAGCCGTCCTCTACGGACCTGTCAGATCTACACACAGGATGACAACGCCACTCACATCCAGCTCTACAACAGCCGCTTTGAACTCATGAAGATTATTGCCAGCAAGAGGAGCCCACCAATCAAACCACT GCTCGGCATGAATCCATTCCAGAAGAATCCCAAACATGCCTCAGTTCTAGCGGAAAG tgGGATCAGCTACGACAAGCCCTTACCTCCAATTCAGGTGGCATCTCAACGTGCTGAAAGGATTGCTAAGGAGAAAAAG gccCTTGCAGAGCAGCAGAAGGCTCAGCAGTTGGCCCAGCAGCAGGCTGGAACTCCCCAGGCCCAGGCGACCCCCGGCCAGGCGCAGACTCCCGCTGCCGGCCAGGCTCTGACTCTTGCTCAGGTCCCTCAGGCTGCCACAGTGACCGGAGCTGCTGCGGTGCCTAATGCGGCTGTCCTG GCTGGAGCCATAAAAAATGCCACTGTGGGCACAACCCTCCAGGCTGGTACGCTGACACACATATG CGACTGTGGGGGGAATGTGATTGTGAACACAGTAGCTGGAGTTCCTCCAAGTCCCTTCCAGGCCAACAAACGCCTGGCATCTCCAGTCATACCGGGCACCCTGTCT CCTGCTGGTGCAGCTGGAGCCCAGGTGGTCCACACACAACAGAGGGCCGTTACGGCCGCCGCTGCCCCTGCCGAGGTGGTCGCCATAGCTACGGGTCAGGGTGTTCGAGCCGTCACTCAAGTGACAGCATCTACGGTAGTTTCTACCACTCTGAGCCCAGCTCAGTCGCAGACTCGTCCTCTGGTCCCTCAGGTTACAGCAG CCGCTGCTATGCAGTTGCCCCAAGGAAAGACTCTCACCCCAGCCCACCTGCAGATGCTCCGAcagcaacagctgcagcagcaccaacagcagcaacagcaggctGCTTCCCCACAGATCAAAGCTGTAGGCAAACCGCAG GAGTTGTTGAAGATGCACAAACATAagttgcagctgcagcagcagcagcagcaggtagcTGCAGCAGTGGCAGCGGCCCAGGGCCAACAGGCTGCAGGGGCCCAGCAGGCCACCCAGGTTCAGCCTGCACAGGCTGCCCAAGCTAATCCCCAGCTAGCAGCTGTGGCAGCACCCAGACCTGGAGCCGTGCTGACCGGCACCACTGTTGCCAACCTGCAGGTGGCAAGACTG ACTCGAGTGCCAACTCAGGGCCAGATTCAGGCCCAGGCAGGACAGACGGCCCAGGTGACCCTCACCAAGCCTCCTGTGGTCTCTGTGCCCACTGTGGTCTCATCAGCTGGCGTCACTACTCTGCCAGTCACAGTAGCAGGAATTAGTGTGGCTATTAATCAGCCCCAGAAAGCAG GTGGGCCGGTACTGACGCAGCCATTCCCACAGATGCAGGTCCAGCAGCTGCTTCAGataaagaagcagcagcaggcagccgCGGCCGCAGCTCAGCAGAAAGCAGGGCAGCCGCAGCAGGGACAGGCCACCGTGCAGCAGAAG ATCGGCACCCAGCAGGTTACAGTGCAGTCAGCCCAGCCGGCCCAGCAGAAGGTGACCTATGCTACCACCACCCAACTCCAACCAGGAATCAAGACCCAGTTCTTTACTACGTCCATCTCCCAGGCTCAGAAACCCACTGGAGCCCAACAAATCCAG GTGGCTAAGCTCCCACAAATAGTGCAGCAGCAAACCACCGTGGCCAATATTCCACAAATTGTGTCTTCTCCTCAGCag ATCCAGGCCCAGACTGTGACTCTGACCCAGGCAGCCACGTCTGCTCCTTCTCAGATGCAGATGATTTCTGGCGGGACGACGACGGCCCAGGTAGTCCAGCAGAAGATCCTCCAGCAGCAGGTGGTGACTGCAGCCACCTCACCCCAGATCCAGACGCCTCCTCCCCACAGCCCCGCCCAACAGCCCGCTGCACCCTCTGCTGCAGAGTCGACAGTGCAGCAGGCCGCTCAGACCCAACAAACAACTAAGGGTCAAGCTCGCCAGGGCGGCATCAGGGCCAAAACTCCTGCCAAGCCCAGCGGGGGAAGCAGCTAG